One genomic segment of Hordeum vulgare subsp. vulgare chromosome 2H, MorexV3_pseudomolecules_assembly, whole genome shotgun sequence includes these proteins:
- the LOC123425906 gene encoding 4-alpha-glucanotransferase DPE1, chloroplastic/amyloplastic-like, with the protein MWREAAGALHPRSDAPDDPIPLRFKGVSGYRGCSIGRRSACRASLSLIRVYPVVPPVFLAGYPSLTPSSFFLLSLLRHPLPHGARANRPAPAARLGLAPTPAPQLPPPPPRNAEGARAPRARDRLPRRDDDAGRGGGGGCREDLPEGYEQMMPTVDASQRRRAGVLLHPTSLRGPHGIGDLGDQALAFLDWLHGAGCTLWQAAERLLQSPGELRRQYDEFKKNPDVSGWLEDAALFAAIDNSINAVSWSEWPEPLKDRHPGALKDMYENQKDFIENFMAQQFLFEKQWKRVRSHAQKLGISIMGDMPIYVGYHSADVWANRKSFLLDKNGFPTFVSGVPPDAFSETGQLWNSPLYDWKSMEADGFAWWVKRIKRALDLYDEFRIDHFRGLAGFWAVPSGSEVAMFGSWRAGPRNAFFDALFKAVGKINIIAEDLGLITEDVVELRKSIGAPGMAVLQFAFGGGPGNPHLPHNHELNQVVYTGTHDNDTAVGWWQSLPEEEKHTVFKYLPQVSNSDVSWALIATALSSVARTSMVTMQDILSLGSSARMNTPATQKGNWRWRIPSCVSFDSLSLEEAKLKELLGLYNRL; encoded by the exons ATGTGGCGCGAAGCAGCAGGAGCCCTTCATCCCAGATCCGACGCGCCAGATGACCCCATACCGCTTCGCTTTAAAGGAGTCAGCGGCTACCGTGGGTGCTCGATCGGACGGCGATCCGCGTGCCGGGCGTCCCTGTCGCTAATCCG GGTTTACCCCGTTGTGCCGCCAGTGTTCCTGGCCGGCTACCCT AGTCTGACAccctcttccttcttcctcctctccctgctccgccaccccctgccgCATGGCGCTCGCGCGAACCGTCCCGCTCCCGCAgctcgcctcggcctcgcccctaCCCCGGCACCGcagctgccgcctcctcctccccgcaaTGCCGAAGGAGCGCGGGCTCCCCGCGCGAGGGATCGCCTGCCGCGCCGCGACGACGACGCCGGccgcggtggcggcggtgggtgtCGGGAGGACCTGCCCGAGGGGTACGAGCAGATGATGCCGACCGTGGATGCCTCCCAGCGGCGGCGCGCAGGGGTTCTGCTGCACCCGACGTCGCTCCGCGGCCCGCACGGCATCGGCGACCTCGGCGACCAGGCGCTCGCGTTCCTCGACTGGCTCCACGGCGCCGGGTGCACGCTCTGGCAG GCAGCAGAGAGGCTCCTACAGAGCCCTGGAGAGCTCCGAAGGCAGTATGACGAATTCAAGAAAAATCCAGATGTTTCAG GTTGGCTTGAAGATGCTGCACTTTTCGCTGCTATCGACAATAGCATCAATGCAGTGTCCTGGTCTGAGTGGCCTGAACCGCTGAAAGATCGCCATCCTGGAGCCTTGAAAGATATGTATGAAAACCAGAAGGACTTT ATAGAAAATTTTATGGCACAACAGTTCTTATTTGAAAAGCAATGGAAACGGGTTCGTTCACACGCACAGAAGCTGGGCATCAGCATAATGGGTGACATGCCTATATATGTTGGCTACCACAGTGCAGATGTTTGGGCAAACAGGAAATCATTTTTGCTG GACAAGAATGGTTTCCCCACATTTGTTAGTGGTGTTCCACCTGATGCATTCAGTGAAACTGGTCAGTTATGGAACAG CCCATTGTATGACTGGAAATCTATGGAAGCAGATGGCTTTGCATGGTGGGTAAAGAGGATTAAACGTGCCcttgatttgtatgatgagttcCGTATTGACCATTTCCGGGGGCTTGCTGGTTTCTGGGCAGTTCCTTCGG GATCAGAAGTAGCGATGTTTGGAAGCTGGAGG GCTGGACCAAGGAATGCCTTTTTTGATGCGCTCTTCAAAGCTGTTGGTAAAATAAATATAATTGCAGAAGACCTG GGGTTGATAACTGAAGATGTCGTTGAGTTAAGGAAGTCTATTGGGGCTCCGGGGATGGCAGTTCTTCAGTTCG CTTTTGGTGGTGGTCCTGGCAACCCCCACTTACCTCATAACCATGAATTGAATCAAGTTGTATACACAGGGACACATGATAACGATACA GCTGTTGGCTGGTGGCAAAGTTTACCAGAGGAAGAGAAGCACACT GTGTTCAAGTATCTACCGCAGGTCAGCAACTCGGATGTCTCTTGGGCGTTAATTGCTACTGCCCTCTCTTCCGTTGCGAGGACTTCCATGGTAACCATGCAGGACATACTCAGCCTTGGCAGCTCTGCTAGGATGAACACTCCAGCTACACAG AAAGGAAATTGGAGATGGAGGATACCAAGTTGTGTCAGCTTCGACAGCCTTAGCCTCGAAGAAGCCAAGCTGAAGGAGTTGCTTGGGCTGTACAACCGGCTGTGA